The following coding sequences lie in one Anoplolepis gracilipes chromosome 4, ASM4749672v1, whole genome shotgun sequence genomic window:
- the LOC140664902 gene encoding cGMP-dependent 3',5'-cyclic phosphodiesterase isoform X2, protein MIIHVIGEEILDRELRFLIPNNVLYEAVISKTSSVLSVAKLDEELLRYINRITNATAQSLLTIPIQHPFKRYTVLLVCLVDYTDGEEARHACTEIVQECFRFCLGYLLSSLRCYEETRVKQQCQNLLAVSRKLFTHLGDFSDLLREIMAEVRKLTNAERCSLFLLDPDQQDLVAKVFDGISTNETVSEMRIPIGQGIAGHVATTGNLLNIRDAYNHPLFYSGIDEATGFKTRNILCFPIRDEKGIVGVAQLCNKINGLYFDAFDEQIATAFSIYCGISIMHSIVYKKMQDAQARNKLSNEIMMYHMKVEESAVQALLNCRDDHNIKDFNKFHFSPRSVPYKHMPCYTIKMFTDLSFLNYWRIKMQTLARFILYVKKGYRDAPYHNWTHAFSVAHFAYLLIKNMQLIEENYMTPLQALVFLVSCLCHDIDHRGTNNSFQTLCGTVLASLYSSEGSVMERHHLAQTMCILNTEGCNIFESLDSDDYSKALDLLRSNILATDLASHFRSINKQKQMICDKYNKDDAKQLKLLFEMLMTCCDLSDQTKDWKVSKKTAEQIFDEFFSQGDLEKSMGNAPVEMMDRERASIPDLQIQFITNLVIPLFTNLSLLFPSAQPLVHILEYNRSLWEAAKTVFQKYSMHGTKGIDILLDPNFEDEVLKAFAQGGQCSMENSDECKGGKE, encoded by the exons T ATACCAAACAATGTTTTATACGAGGCTGTGATAAGTAAAACATCATCAGTTTTGAGCGTTGCAAAACTTGATGAAGAATTATtgagatatattaatagaataacaAATGCAACAGCACAGTCCCTCTTAACAATTCCGATACAACATCCTTTTAAACGTTATACAGTTTTACTTGTATGCCTGGTAGATTATACGGATGGAGAAGAAGCTAGGCATGCTTGTACAGAAATAGTTCAAGAATGCTTTAG ATTTTGTCTCGGATATTTGCTTAGTTCATTACGTTGTTATGAAGAGACTCGTGTGAAACAAcaatgtcaaaatttattagcTGTTTCCAGAAAGCTCTTCACACATTTAG gGGATTTTTCTGATCTCTTGCGTGAGATTATGGCAGAAGTCAGAAAATTAACAAATGCAGAGAGATGTTCCTTATTTCTTTTAGACCCTGATCAACAGGATTTGGTTGCAAAAGTATTCGATGGCATCTCCACGAACGAA ACTGTAAGTGAAATGAGAATTCCTATTGGGCAAGGTATAGCTGGTCATGTTGCAACTACTGGTAATTTACTTAACATCCGAGATGCCTATAATCATCCCCTCTTTTATAGTGGTATTGATGAGGCAACAGGATTTAAAACTAGAAATATCTTGTGTTTTCCAATACGGGATGAGAAAGGCATTGTTG GAGTGGCTCAactgtgtaataaaataaacggtTTATATTTTGATGCCTTTGACGAACAAATCGCGACAGCGTTTAGCATCTATTGTGGTATATCAATAATGCAtagtattgtttataaaaagatgCAGGATGCTCAAGCTCGAAATAAGCTTAGTAACGAGATAATGATGTATCACATGAAG gTGGAAGAATCTGCTGTGCAAGCATTGTTGAATTGTAGGGATGATCacaatattaaagattttaataaatttcactttAGTCCAAGGAGTGTACCTTACAAACATATGCCTTGCTATACCATTAAAATGTTCACagatttatcttttcttaattattggAGAATTAAAATGCAGACACTTGCAag gtttatattatatgttaagaAAGGTTACAGAGATGCACCTTATCATAATTGGACACATGCATTTTCTGTCGCACATTTTGCATatctattgataaaaaacatgcAACTTATTGAGGAAAATTACATGACACCTCTACAGGCGTTGGTATTTCTTGTATCATGTTTGTGTCATGACATAGATCATAGAGGAACTAATAATTCATTTCAAACTCTGTGTGGTACTGTATTAGCAAGCCTTTACAGCTCAGAGGGTTCGGTTATGGAG AGACATCATCTAGCACAAACAATGTGTATTTTAAACACTGAAGGttgcaatatatttgaaagtttGGATAGTGACGACTACAGCAAAGCCTTGGATTTGTTGAGGAGCAATATACTTGCAACTGATTTAGCTTCTCATTTTCGTagcataaataaacaaaagcaAATGatatgtgataaatataacaaagatGACGCAAAACAACTAAAGTTGTTATTCGAAATGCTTATGACTTGTTGTGACCTTAGCGATCAAACCAAAGATTGgaaagtttcaaaaaaaacagcg GAACAGATATTTGATGAATTTTTCTCGCAAGGAGATCTAGAAAAGAGCATGGGCAACGCGCCTGTGGAAATGATGGACAGAGAACGTGCATCTATTCCTGATCTCCAAATACAGTTTATTACTAATCTAGTCATTCCTCTTTTTAC taATCTGTCATTACTATTCCCGTCGGCACAGCCTCTCGTTCATATATTAGAATACAATCGTTCCTTATGGGAAGCGGCTAAGACcgtatttcagaaatattctATGCATGGAACAAAAGGTATAGACATTTTGCTTGATCCCAACTTTGAAGACGAAGTACTTAAAGCGTTTGCTCAAGGAGGTCAATGTTCCATGGAAAATTCTGATGAGTGCAAAGGAGGCAAAGAGTGA
- the LOC140664902 gene encoding cGMP-dependent 3',5'-cyclic phosphodiesterase isoform X1: MSSNLIADPAKILSLIEELCDLPYTEVQRRLNKYVQNATNAKLVFLISILVESEEMIIHVIGEEILDRELRFLIPNNVLYEAVISKTSSVLSVAKLDEELLRYINRITNATAQSLLTIPIQHPFKRYTVLLVCLVDYTDGEEARHACTEIVQECFRFCLGYLLSSLRCYEETRVKQQCQNLLAVSRKLFTHLGDFSDLLREIMAEVRKLTNAERCSLFLLDPDQQDLVAKVFDGISTNETVSEMRIPIGQGIAGHVATTGNLLNIRDAYNHPLFYSGIDEATGFKTRNILCFPIRDEKGIVGVAQLCNKINGLYFDAFDEQIATAFSIYCGISIMHSIVYKKMQDAQARNKLSNEIMMYHMKVEESAVQALLNCRDDHNIKDFNKFHFSPRSVPYKHMPCYTIKMFTDLSFLNYWRIKMQTLARFILYVKKGYRDAPYHNWTHAFSVAHFAYLLIKNMQLIEENYMTPLQALVFLVSCLCHDIDHRGTNNSFQTLCGTVLASLYSSEGSVMERHHLAQTMCILNTEGCNIFESLDSDDYSKALDLLRSNILATDLASHFRSINKQKQMICDKYNKDDAKQLKLLFEMLMTCCDLSDQTKDWKVSKKTAEQIFDEFFSQGDLEKSMGNAPVEMMDRERASIPDLQIQFITNLVIPLFTNLSLLFPSAQPLVHILEYNRSLWEAAKTVFQKYSMHGTKGIDILLDPNFEDEVLKAFAQGGQCSMENSDECKGGKE, translated from the exons T ATACCAAACAATGTTTTATACGAGGCTGTGATAAGTAAAACATCATCAGTTTTGAGCGTTGCAAAACTTGATGAAGAATTATtgagatatattaatagaataacaAATGCAACAGCACAGTCCCTCTTAACAATTCCGATACAACATCCTTTTAAACGTTATACAGTTTTACTTGTATGCCTGGTAGATTATACGGATGGAGAAGAAGCTAGGCATGCTTGTACAGAAATAGTTCAAGAATGCTTTAG ATTTTGTCTCGGATATTTGCTTAGTTCATTACGTTGTTATGAAGAGACTCGTGTGAAACAAcaatgtcaaaatttattagcTGTTTCCAGAAAGCTCTTCACACATTTAG gGGATTTTTCTGATCTCTTGCGTGAGATTATGGCAGAAGTCAGAAAATTAACAAATGCAGAGAGATGTTCCTTATTTCTTTTAGACCCTGATCAACAGGATTTGGTTGCAAAAGTATTCGATGGCATCTCCACGAACGAA ACTGTAAGTGAAATGAGAATTCCTATTGGGCAAGGTATAGCTGGTCATGTTGCAACTACTGGTAATTTACTTAACATCCGAGATGCCTATAATCATCCCCTCTTTTATAGTGGTATTGATGAGGCAACAGGATTTAAAACTAGAAATATCTTGTGTTTTCCAATACGGGATGAGAAAGGCATTGTTG GAGTGGCTCAactgtgtaataaaataaacggtTTATATTTTGATGCCTTTGACGAACAAATCGCGACAGCGTTTAGCATCTATTGTGGTATATCAATAATGCAtagtattgtttataaaaagatgCAGGATGCTCAAGCTCGAAATAAGCTTAGTAACGAGATAATGATGTATCACATGAAG gTGGAAGAATCTGCTGTGCAAGCATTGTTGAATTGTAGGGATGATCacaatattaaagattttaataaatttcactttAGTCCAAGGAGTGTACCTTACAAACATATGCCTTGCTATACCATTAAAATGTTCACagatttatcttttcttaattattggAGAATTAAAATGCAGACACTTGCAag gtttatattatatgttaagaAAGGTTACAGAGATGCACCTTATCATAATTGGACACATGCATTTTCTGTCGCACATTTTGCATatctattgataaaaaacatgcAACTTATTGAGGAAAATTACATGACACCTCTACAGGCGTTGGTATTTCTTGTATCATGTTTGTGTCATGACATAGATCATAGAGGAACTAATAATTCATTTCAAACTCTGTGTGGTACTGTATTAGCAAGCCTTTACAGCTCAGAGGGTTCGGTTATGGAG AGACATCATCTAGCACAAACAATGTGTATTTTAAACACTGAAGGttgcaatatatttgaaagtttGGATAGTGACGACTACAGCAAAGCCTTGGATTTGTTGAGGAGCAATATACTTGCAACTGATTTAGCTTCTCATTTTCGTagcataaataaacaaaagcaAATGatatgtgataaatataacaaagatGACGCAAAACAACTAAAGTTGTTATTCGAAATGCTTATGACTTGTTGTGACCTTAGCGATCAAACCAAAGATTGgaaagtttcaaaaaaaacagcg GAACAGATATTTGATGAATTTTTCTCGCAAGGAGATCTAGAAAAGAGCATGGGCAACGCGCCTGTGGAAATGATGGACAGAGAACGTGCATCTATTCCTGATCTCCAAATACAGTTTATTACTAATCTAGTCATTCCTCTTTTTAC taATCTGTCATTACTATTCCCGTCGGCACAGCCTCTCGTTCATATATTAGAATACAATCGTTCCTTATGGGAAGCGGCTAAGACcgtatttcagaaatattctATGCATGGAACAAAAGGTATAGACATTTTGCTTGATCCCAACTTTGAAGACGAAGTACTTAAAGCGTTTGCTCAAGGAGGTCAATGTTCCATGGAAAATTCTGATGAGTGCAAAGGAGGCAAAGAGTGA